In a single window of the Leopardus geoffroyi isolate Oge1 chromosome D2, O.geoffroyi_Oge1_pat1.0, whole genome shotgun sequence genome:
- the DEPP1 gene encoding protein DEPP1, producing MRSRLLVPVTHLPTIRETSEEMPPGGPGQEPLASPSLDDYVKSICQLAQPTSVLDAATARAQLGRQPQPAQAFEMSCPTESLRDITTRFSGQQPAPPRDGAADPLDWLYGESQEKQPSRRDPPRRTGSSADPWGPQRQMDGGKARGTPGGRLCGTRVQGHSLARPSRDRHQGSWPSKPLCGTAASPPPPRHGSTLRTLYLHLPVIHEL from the coding sequence ATGAGGTCCCGGCTACTGGTTCCTGTGACCCACCTGCCCACGATTCGGGAGACCTCGGAGGAGATGCCGCCCGGGGGGCCTGGGCAGGAACCCCTGGCCTCCCCCAGCCTGGATGACTATGTGAAGTCCATTTGTCAGCTGGCACAGCCCACTTCAGTGCTGGACGCGGCCACAGCCAGGGCCCAACTCGGCAGACAGCCCCAGCCAGCCCAGGCCTTCGAGATGAGCTGCCCTACTGAGTCCCTACGGGACATTACTACCCGCTTCAGTGGCCAGCAGCCTGCACCGCCCAGGGATGGTGCTGCTGACCCCCTGGACTGGCTGTATGGGGAGTCCCAGGAAAAGCAGCCAAGTAGGAGGGACCCACCGAGGCGGACTGGCTCCTCTGCTGACCCCTGGGGTCCACAGAGACAGATGGATGGTGGCAAGGCCCGAGGGACCCCCGGAGGGAGACTATGTGGCACCAGGGTGCAGGGGCACTCTCTGGCAAGGCCCTCAAGGGACCGGCACCAGGGCTCCTGGCCTTCCAAGCCACTCTGTGGGACCgcagcctcccccccacccccccgccacggCAGCACCCTCAGAACTCTCTATTTGCACCTCCCGGTGATCCATGAACTCTGA